Proteins co-encoded in one Christiangramia fulva genomic window:
- a CDS encoding ABC transporter permease, protein MKGWNVILQIAKTHLTTKLKSTVTATIGVIFGIGGYITLVSFMTGLNDMLDGLILNQTPHVRLYNEIKPTEEQPVDLYDAFKQAVPIIHSVKPKQNQRKIHNALPIINYLEHNEKVLGATPQLKAQIFYLSGTIELGGNLIGVDILKEAKLSNIQDYIVQGTYMDLKNTENGILLGAGIAKKMSLSAGDRVIISTVKGDQFPLKIVGIYQSGIADIDNIQSFANLKTVQRILGEAENYITDINIKLKEISEAPAMANSLEKQFDVTASDINEMNAQFETGSNIRTLITYAVSITLLIVAGFGIYNILNMLIYEKMNDIAILKAIGFSGRDVQQIFMSQAMIIGVVGGVTGLLIGYALSLTIDNIGFHTEALPTITTYPINYDPGHYVIGITFALICTFIAGYLPSKKAAKIDPVRIIRGN, encoded by the coding sequence ATGAAAGGCTGGAATGTAATATTGCAAATTGCCAAAACGCATCTTACCACTAAACTGAAATCTACGGTTACGGCAACTATTGGAGTAATTTTTGGAATTGGTGGGTATATAACACTGGTAAGCTTTATGACTGGCCTTAATGATATGCTGGATGGCCTTATTCTTAACCAGACACCCCATGTACGCCTTTATAACGAGATAAAACCTACCGAAGAACAGCCTGTAGACTTATATGATGCCTTTAAACAGGCGGTTCCTATAATCCATTCGGTAAAACCGAAACAAAACCAGCGAAAGATCCATAATGCCCTCCCAATAATAAACTACCTGGAACATAATGAAAAAGTGCTGGGGGCGACACCACAGTTAAAAGCCCAAATATTTTACCTCTCGGGAACCATAGAACTGGGCGGGAATCTTATAGGTGTTGATATTTTAAAGGAAGCAAAACTGTCTAATATCCAGGATTACATCGTTCAGGGAACTTATATGGATCTAAAAAATACTGAGAACGGAATCTTACTGGGTGCTGGAATTGCCAAAAAGATGTCTCTTTCGGCAGGAGACCGGGTGATCATCAGTACCGTAAAAGGAGACCAGTTTCCTCTGAAAATTGTGGGGATTTATCAAAGCGGGATCGCCGATATCGATAACATCCAGAGCTTTGCTAATTTGAAAACCGTTCAAAGAATTTTGGGAGAAGCCGAGAATTATATTACAGATATCAACATCAAACTCAAAGAAATTTCAGAAGCGCCTGCTATGGCAAATTCCCTGGAAAAACAATTCGATGTGACGGCAAGCGATATAAACGAGATGAATGCGCAGTTTGAGACCGGTTCGAACATTCGTACCCTGATTACCTATGCGGTATCTATCACACTTCTCATTGTCGCGGGTTTTGGCATTTACAATATTCTGAATATGCTTATTTATGAAAAGATGAATGACATTGCCATTTTAAAGGCCATAGGTTTTTCGGGGCGTGATGTGCAGCAGATATTTATGAGCCAGGCTATGATCATCGGTGTGGTGGGAGGGGTGACGGGTCTTCTTATTGGTTATGCACTTTCCCTTACCATCGATAATATTGGGTTTCATACAGAAGCTCTGCCTACCATCACGACCTACCCCATCAATTACGATCCCGGTCATTACGTTATAGGGATCACTTTTGCCTTAATATGCACCTTCATTGCGGGATATTTGCCCTCAAAAAAAGCCGCGAAGATAGACCCGGTAAGAATTATACGTGGAAATTAA
- a CDS encoding ABC transporter ATP-binding protein yields MSLILEAKNINKYFGKNKAFHVLKDIFLEVHKSEFATIMGKSGSGKSTLLYILSTMDTDYTGEIFLNEQLITGKNQRELAHIRNKQIGFVFQFHYLLPEFSVLENVMLPAKKLGLKTSEEITEDAIHILKSLHIENLASNRASRISGGEKQRVAVARALINEPLLLMGDEPTGNLDSYNSENLFDILKSLKEEKGLSLLIVTHDEDFAKKTDRTIILEDGKIAG; encoded by the coding sequence ATGAGCCTGATTCTGGAAGCGAAAAATATCAATAAGTATTTCGGGAAGAACAAAGCTTTTCATGTATTGAAAGATATCTTCCTGGAGGTGCATAAAAGTGAATTTGCCACGATCATGGGAAAATCGGGTTCTGGTAAATCAACGCTTTTATATATTCTCTCTACCATGGATACCGATTATACCGGGGAGATTTTTTTGAACGAACAATTGATAACCGGAAAAAATCAGCGGGAGTTAGCCCATATTCGGAATAAACAGATAGGTTTTGTATTTCAGTTTCACTATTTGCTACCGGAGTTCAGTGTATTGGAAAATGTGATGTTACCAGCAAAGAAACTGGGCCTAAAAACTTCCGAAGAAATAACCGAAGATGCCATACATATTCTTAAATCCTTGCATATAGAGAATCTTGCCTCAAACAGAGCTTCGCGAATTTCGGGAGGTGAAAAGCAAAGGGTAGCTGTGGCGAGAGCCTTAATAAATGAACCATTGCTGCTTATGGGAGACGAACCCACCGGTAATCTTGATAGTTATAACTCTGAAAACCTGTTTGATATTCTCAAATCTTTAAAGGAAGAAAAAGGGCTTTCACTTCTTATCGTCACTCATGACGAGGATTTCGCTAAAAAAACCGACCGTACCATTATTCTTGAAGATGGAAAGATCGCTGGCTAA
- a CDS encoding nicotinate-nucleotide adenylyltransferase, giving the protein MKKMLLGLLFIGLANPMFSQITKPEQLSEVTVYATNYKYLTNVNSKEVASIPVKTLEQMVANYDLKSSDFYQDEYDKYIISFYIPEGKVLAAYDKDGKLLRTAEKYKDVNLPKGIKDAVALRFPGWTITKDIYLVSFYDKGGINKKYKLKLENGDKIVRVKMNEYGDYL; this is encoded by the coding sequence ATGAAAAAAATGCTTCTTGGCCTATTATTTATTGGACTCGCCAATCCAATGTTTTCTCAGATAACTAAACCTGAACAATTATCAGAAGTGACTGTTTACGCGACAAATTATAAATATTTGACCAATGTTAACAGCAAAGAAGTTGCATCGATTCCTGTAAAAACTTTAGAGCAAATGGTGGCTAACTACGATTTGAAAAGCTCTGATTTCTATCAGGACGAGTATGATAAGTATATTATTAGTTTTTATATCCCAGAGGGTAAAGTTCTCGCCGCTTACGATAAAGACGGTAAATTGCTTCGAACCGCTGAAAAGTACAAAGACGTGAATTTACCAAAAGGTATTAAAGATGCCGTAGCACTGAGATTCCCCGGCTGGACTATCACCAAAGATATCTATCTGGTTTCTTTTTACGACAAGGGCGGGATCAATAAAAAATATAAACTAAAACTAGAGAATGGAGATAAAATCGTACGAGTAAAAATGAATGAATACGGCGATTACCTCTAA
- a CDS encoding Crp/Fnr family transcriptional regulator, translated as MENFISSLKFRNLVPEEIEKVLDRLVFRKNQTVFMEGSTPLGVYILYKGSILIFKLGSQKEQVLRILQEGEMFGCTDLILQKRFGSSARAILDSIVFFMPKNLFMELLKSDSDFNQKIISQFANEIKKLEEKSVSLAFKPVRGRLADSLLFLNQKTENTDKKIYLSRKELAGYTGTVKETVNRLLSEFRKEKLISMNRKEINILNQDHLQKISTMYE; from the coding sequence ATGGAAAATTTTATTTCATCCTTGAAATTTCGAAATTTAGTTCCGGAAGAAATAGAAAAGGTTCTTGATAGATTGGTTTTTAGGAAAAATCAAACTGTTTTTATGGAAGGTAGTACACCCCTTGGTGTTTATATTTTATATAAAGGGAGCATATTGATTTTTAAATTAGGTAGCCAAAAAGAACAGGTTCTCAGAATACTTCAAGAAGGTGAAATGTTCGGATGTACAGATCTTATCCTACAAAAAAGATTTGGCTCTTCAGCGCGGGCAATTTTAGATTCCATTGTTTTCTTTATGCCTAAAAATCTCTTTATGGAGCTGCTAAAGTCTGATTCTGATTTTAATCAAAAGATAATATCACAGTTTGCTAATGAAATAAAAAAATTAGAGGAAAAATCGGTCAGTCTTGCTTTCAAACCCGTTAGAGGACGTTTAGCCGATAGTTTACTTTTCCTAAATCAGAAAACCGAAAATACAGACAAAAAAATATACCTCTCGCGAAAAGAGCTTGCTGGTTATACCGGTACTGTAAAGGAAACGGTCAATCGCTTGCTATCTGAATTTCGTAAAGAGAAATTAATATCTATGAACAGAAAGGAAATAAACATTCTAAATCAGGATCACCTGCAAAAAATAAGTACAATGTATGAATGA